The following are from one region of the Hypanus sabinus isolate sHypSab1 chromosome 14, sHypSab1.hap1, whole genome shotgun sequence genome:
- the LOC132404357 gene encoding interleukin-8-like, translating to MDRTATVTILILLLCAIAAQGVPIPGTEGRCRCIQTSFDVIHPKFIRSLKYIPSGSHCERAEIIVTLRNEKKVCVDPDAKWLQALMRAMKGGKKHK from the exons ATGGACCGAACAGCCACTGTAACCATCCTCATCCTCCTCCTGTGTGCCATTGCTGCACAGG GTGTTCCGATTCCAGGAACGGAAGGACGGTGCAGGTGCATTCAGACCAGCTTCGATGTTATTCATCCGAagttcatcaggagtttgaaatacattcCCAGTGGGTCGCACTGTGAGAGAGCAGAGATAAT TGTCACTCTGAGAAATGAGAAGAAAGTGTGTGTGGATCCTGATGCCAAGTGGTTGCAGGCTCTCATGAGAGCCATGAAAG GAGGCAAAAAACACAAATGA